DNA from Amorphoplanes friuliensis DSM 7358:
CGTCCCCGACTGTCATCCAGGACGAGCTGACCGTCGACCTGCCCGCCGAGCGCGACCAGCTGCACACCCGGGCCGACCCGCGCTTCACCGCACTGCGGACCCGCGTCTACGAGCAGATCCAGCTGGCCAAGGTCAGAACGGGAACTGCTTCGGGCGCTGCTGGAGAGTTATCCAGCGCAGATCGGTGAACGCCTCGACACCCGCCCGGCCCCCGAAGCGGCCGTAACCGGAGTCGCCCACCCCGCCGAAGGGCGCGGTCGGATCGTCGTCGACGGACTGGTCGTTGACGTGCGCGATCCCCGTCCGCAGCCGCCGGGCGACGGCAAATCCGCGGGTCACGTCACGGGTCAGGACCCCGGTCGTCAGGCCGTACGGGCTGTCGTTGGCGACCGTGATCGCCTGTTCCTCGTCGTCGACGCTGAGCACGGTCACCACGGGACCGAAGATCTCCTCGGTGTGGATGCGCATGTCCGCGGTGACACCGGTGAGCACGGTTGCCGGATAGTGCGCGCCGTCGGGCCGGCCACCGCCGCTGAGCACACTGGCGCCGGCGGCCTCGGCTGCGTCGACCAGTCCCGCGACCCGGTCGGCAGCACCGGCGTTGATCAGTGGCCCGATGACGGTGTGCGGGTCGGCGGGGTCACCGGCGGGGAGCCCCCGCGCCTTCTCGGCCAGCCGCGCGCCGAACTCCTCGACGAGCGACCGGTGGACCAGCACGCGGTCCGCGGACATGCAGATCTGCCCGGAGTTGAGGTAGGCCCCGAAGGCGACGGCGTTCACGGCGTACTCGAGGTCGGCGTCGTCGAGGACCAGCACGGAATTCTTGCCACCGAGCTCGAGCACGGCGGGGGTGAGGTGGCGCGCGGCCAGTTCGCCGATGCGCCGCCCGACCCCGGTCGAGCCGGTGAAGTTGACCCGCCGCACCCGGCGGTCACCGATCAGCGCCTCGGCGACCGCGGCCGCGTCGGTGCGGTCGTTGGTCAGGACGTTCAGGACTCCCGGCGGCAGCCCGGCGTCGCGCAGCACGTCGGCCAGGAACAACGCACAGGCGAGCGGTGCGTCCTCGCTGGCCTTCACGACAACGGTGTTCCCGGTGGCGAGCGGGGCGGCAACCGCCCGCGCACCGAGAATCAGCGGCGCGTTCCAGGGCGCGAACGCGGCGACGACCCCGGCCGGCTGCCGGATCGCCAGCGACAACGCGCTCGGGTCGGCACCGGCCAGCACCTCACCGACCGGCAGCGTGGCCAGGGCGCCGGCCTCCCGGAACATGTTCGCGGCCAGCCCGACGTTGAAGAGCGACCAGCCGAGCGTCCCACCGGTCTCGTTCGCCATCAGCGCCGCGGCGTCGGCACCGCGTTCCTCCAGGAGGTCGCCGGCCCGCATCAGGATCCTGCGCCGCTCGGTCGGCCCGGTGCCCGCCCACCCCGCGAAGGCCCGATCGGCCGCGTCGACGGCCCGCGTCACGTCGACCGGTGAGGCCGCGGCCACGGTGGCCACGACACCACCGGTGTGCGGGCTCAGATCCTCGGTGGTCCGCCCGTCCGCGGCCGGCACCTCGTCGCCGCCGATGAGCAGGTTCCGGATCTCGGTCACGGCGCCACCTCCAGAATGTTCGGGATGCGAACACATGTACGCCCCGAAACAGAACTGAAACTAGCGCCGTCCCGTGATGGTGGTCAACAGCCGGAGATCTAGTGCTTGTCGAGCCACCGCAGAATCGCCTCGGTGGTCTCTTCCGGCTTCTCCTGCTGGATCCAATGGCCGCAGTCCAGGCTGACCACCTCCACACCGGGCACGAAGTCCGTCAGATTTTCCGACTTCCGGATCGCATCACGGTCGCCGTAGATCATCAGGGTGGGCTGCCGGATGATCGGGTCCACGTCCGCCAGCAGGTGCCAGTTGCGGTCGAGGTTCCGGTACCAGTTGATGCTGCCCGTGAACCCCGATTTCTCGAAGGCGGAGACGAAGACCGCGAGTTCGCTGTCGCTCAGCAGAGGATCGCCCGCCGGCGTTTCTGCTTCGGCCAGGTCGACCATGGACGTTCCAATTTCCGCCTTGCGGTACAGATTCCGAAGAAACTGGAACGTGTTCTTGTCCAGGACGGCGTCGGCAACACCCGGCCGGCGATTGAAGTGGACGAAGTAGAAGTCGCCGCCCAGGAACTGCTCCATGACCTCGATCCAGGGCCTCTCCCCACGCTCCTGGTAGGGCAGGCTCAAGTTGATCACCTTGTTCACCCGGTGCGGATGCAACAGGGCCAGGCCCCACACGACCATGGCACCCCAGTCGTGACCGACAAAGGTCGCATCGTCGTATCCGTAGTGGTCGAGCAGGGCGACAAGATCGCCGGACAGCTTCTCGATGTCGTACTCGGTCACCTCCTCCGGCCGGGACGAGTTGCCGTAACCCCGCTGGTTCGGGACGATCACGTGATAGCCCGCTGCGACCAGGGCGGGCAGCTGATGACGCCAGGAAAAGGCGTGCTCCGGCCATCCGTGACACAGCACGATCGGCTTCCCGGCGTTCTGCCGGCCCGCTTCGAAGACTTCGAGTTCCACACCGTTGACAGAGACGAGGGTGGGCTGGGGAAAGTTCATGCCATCAGCTTGGCGACCTAAACAGGTCACCCTCTGACCGGTTTCACTGACAATGTTGCGGCCATGCGAGCCGACCGCCTGATGGCCATCCTGTTCCTGCTGCAGCAGCGCGAGCAGGTGACGGCAGCCGAGGTTTCCCGGGAGCTGGAGGTCTCCGAGCGCACCGCCCGCCGCGACCTCGACGCCCTGGCCATGGCCGGCGTGCCGGTGTACTCGATGCAGGGCCGGGGCGGCGGGTGGCGCCTCGTGGGTGGCGCCCGCACCGACCTGTCCGGCCTGACCGCCGGGGAGGCCCGCGCCCTGTTCCTGGCCGCCGGCCCGGCCTCAGCGGCGACGCCGGCCGCGAGAGCGGCGCTGCGCAAGCTCGTCCAGGCCCTGCCGGAGCCGTTCCGGAGGCAGGCCGAGGCAGCGGCGTCGTCGCTGGTCACGGACCCGCAGCGCTGGGGGGTGAGCCGGTCCGAGCCCCGGCCGGCCCGCTTCCTCGACGACCTGCAGGACGCGGTGATCCACGGCGTCCAGGTGCGCCTCGGCTACGTCGACAGCTTCGGCAGCGAGACCGAGCGAACGGTCCACCCACTCGGCATCGTCGCCAAAGGTCCGTGGTGGTACCTGGTCGCCGGCACCGAGGCCGGCCGCCGGACCTTCCGGATCGACCGGGTGTCGTCCGCCGAGCCGACCGGCGATCCCGTCCACCGGCCCGGGGACTTCGACCTGGCCGGGAGCTGGCGCGAGATCGCCGACGAGGTCGACCGCAGGCGGACACCCCTCGAGATCCAGGGGGTGTGCGTGCCCCACGGGACGGCCAAGCTCCGGATGGTGCTCGGCGACCGGCTCGTGGTGGGCGCCGCCACGACCGACGGCCGCATCGAGGTCGCGATCCGCGGTTACAACGAGTACGCCCTGGCCGGCGAGCTCGCCGGACTGATCGAATGGCTCGAGGTGACCGGCCCTCCAGGCGTCCGCGACCACCTGGCCTCGATCGGCGCCGCGCTCGTCGGACGGTACGGCGGCAGCTCAGCCCTTGACGGCCCCCGCGGTCATGCCGGCGACGATCTGGCGGTTGAAGACGAGGAACATCAGCAGCGGCGGGATCGTGATCAGCAGGATGTTGGTGAAGAGCAGGTTGAACTGGGTGTTGTACTGGCTGGAGAAGTTGTAGAGGGTCAGCTGCACGGTCGCGTTCTGGTCGCCCGGCAGGAAGTAGAGCGGGTTGACGAAGTCGTTCCAGACCGTCACCGACTGCACGACCACCGCCGTCACCACGACCGACCGCAGCAGCGGGAAGATGACGCGGAAGAAGAGCCGCAGCGGGCCGGCGCCGTCGATGATCGCCGCCTCGTCCAGCTCGCGGGGGATCGTCGCGATGAAAGCTCGGAAGAGCAGTACACAGAACGACATGCCGAAGGCGACCTCGACCAGGATCAGCCCCGGCATCGTGCGGAAGAGCCCGAGCCGTTGCAGCACCCAGATCGTCGGGACGACCGCGGGCGGGATGATCAGGCCGGACAGCACCAGGAACGTGATGAGGCCGTTCCAGCGGCTCTGCCGGCGCTGCAGCACGAAGGCGACCATCGCGGCCAGCACCACCATGATCGTCACGCTGGCCACGGTGAGGATCGTGCTGTTGATAAAGGCGATGATCAGCATGTAGTCGCGGGCCTGGACCACGTCGACGAGGTTCTGCACGAACTGGAACTGGTGCGGCCACGAGAACCGTAGCTCCGCCGCGTCCTGGCGGGTCTTCATAGCGGTGAGCACGATGAAGGCGAACGGCACCAGGAAGACGACACCGGAGAGCAGGACCGCCAGCGTACTGAGGAGGTAGTTCTTGCGGCCGGTCACAGCTCCACCTCCTTGCGGTTGAGGAAGCGGGAGAGGGGCAGCACGATCGCGGTGACGACGAGGAAGAGCACCACGTTGCCCGCGGTGGACAGGCCGTAGAACCCGGCCTGGTACTGCTTGTAGATCACCGAGGCGATCACGTCCGAGGTGAAACCCGGGCCGCCGCGGGTCATGGCCCAGATCAGGTCGAACGAGCGCAGACCGCCGATCAGCGACAGGATGATCACCGTGACCGTCGCGGGCCGGGCCAGCGGCAGGACGATGCGGCGGAAGTTGTCCCAGGCGCCGGCGCCGTCCATCCGGGCCGCCTCGAAGTATTCGGCCGGGATGGACACGATGCCCGCGATGTAGATGACCGTCGCCAGCCCGACGCCCTTCCAGACGTCGACCAGCGCGACCGACAGCAGCGCGTACTGCGGGTCGGTGAGCCAGCCGGGGCCGTCGATGCCGAGGACACCGAGGGCGTCGTTGATCAGGCCCTGGTCCGGGTTCATCAGCACGGTGAAGGTCAGCCCGACCCCGATGGTGCTGACCAGGACGGGGAAGAAGACAACCGAACGCAGGTAGCCGCGTCCGGCGATCTGCGAGGTGAGCAGCAGCGCCAGGAGCAGACCGAGCACGACCTTGAGGCCGGAGGTCACCAGCGCGTAGATCAGCGTGTTGGTGAGACCCTTGACCAGGGCGGGCTCGCGGAAGAACGTCACGAAGTTGTCGAAGCCGATGAACTTCCAGTCGAAGATGCTCCACCGGGTCAGGCTGAAGAAGAACGACGCGAACGTGGGGACCGCGAACAGGATGCCGTAGATGACGGCGGCCGGCAGGTAGAACCAGTTCGAGTACGGGCTCCGGGCGCTGGTTGCCACCGGGTCTACCAGCCCTCGAGACCGAGCTGCTGGGCCTGCTTCTTGACGTCCTCGTCGTACAGGGCCGCGCCGGCCGGGGCCCTGCGGATGCCGGAGCCCACCTCGACGGTGATCTGCTCCAGCGACGGGCCCTTCACCGGCGACAGGAACTCCAGCGCCAGACTCGACTTGCCCGGGGTGTCGATGTACGGCTGCATGTCCTTGATCGCCTGCGGTACGTCGGCCGGCAGCGTGCAGCCCTTGACCAGGAACGGGCCGCTCGGTGCGTACGCGGCAGCCTGCGACGCGCACCCGTCCGGGCTGGCGATGTACGCGAGCAGCTTCTTCGCGGCCTCGAGTTCGGCGCCCTCGGTGGACTTCGGGATGTAGATGCCGGCGGGTGACCACACCGTCAGGCCGTTCTTCGCCGCGTCGGCACCCGGCAGGGCGAAGAGGCCCACGTCCTTCGCCGATTCGGGGAAGTTCGCCACCATGCCGCCCACCGCGAAGGTCAGCATCGGGTACTGCGCGCCCTTGCCCTGCGCGAGCTGCTTGAGCCCGTCGTCGAGCTTGGCGCTGGCGAAGTCCTTGTTGAGGTACCCGGCGTCGTGCACCTCCTGCTGGTGCTGGAAACCCGCCACCGCCGCCGGGGTGCTCGCGAACTTCACCTTGTTCGCGGTGTAGTTCGCCGCGAACTGCGGGTCGGCCGCCGACACATTGTGGAAGTCGCCGAGGACAAAGAGCTGCGACGTCCACGTGTCACCGAACGTCTGGATCACCGGCGCCACCCCGGCCGCCTTGATCTTCGCGTTGTTGGCCATGAACTCGGCCCACGTCGCCGGCACCTTCAGCCCCAGATCCGCGAAGACCTTCTTGTTGTAGAGCACCGCGCCACCGGTCACCCCACCCAGCGGTACGCCGTACAGCTGGTCCCCGGCCGTGACCGTGCTCTTGAAGTTGTCGTCGAGCTGGCCCGCGTACGGCTGGTCGCTCAGCGGCACCAGGTTCTGCTGGGGTGCGATCGCCTGGAACAGCGAGCCGGAGTTGTAGAGGAACACGTCGGTCATGTCACCGGTCGACAGCCGCGTCTTGATGATGTTGTCGCCCTCGGTGCCGCCCGGCCGCGTCTCGACCTTGACGGTGATGCCGGGGTTCTTGGCCGAGAAGTCCTTGGCGACCTGCTCGACGGGTTTGAGGCTGGAGTCGGAGTTGTCGACCAGGAACGACAACTCGACCTTGCCGCCCTCGTCGTCGCTGGAACCCAGGCTGCCCGCACTGCAGGCGGACAGGGCCAGGGTGGTCGCGGCCAGCAGGGCCAGGGGAAGGGATCGGAATCTCATGAGGGGCCTCCGGGGGAGTGCAGGGCTACAGGAAGGGCAGGGCTTCGAGCCGGGCGCGGAGCTCGGCGGTGCCGGGCACAAAACCGCCGGCGGTGGCGGCGTCGGCCAGGCCGGTCGCGGGCGCATCGAGGTAGGCCGCGAGCCGCCCGGCCAGCTCGGCCTCGTCGCCGAAGCCGGCGTCACGAGCCGCCGCGACCACCTGCTCCCAGGCGGGTTCGTGATCCATCACCTCGCGGATGGTCGGCTCGGCCGAGAGCTCCGGCTCCGTCGCGGACGGGTCGGTCACGGTCCACTCGTGGGTGCCGTGACGCACCTCGACGGGCGTCGCCGCCCCGGGTACGTGCACCTCGGCGGTGGCGCCGACGGGCACGGTCACAGTCAACGTCAGCCGCCCGTCACCCCGCTGCCAGGAGACCGAGGCTTCCCCGTACGGGGTGAGATGTCTCGCCGAAGCGGAAGTGAGACGGCCTCCCGGGACCGGCCGGACGAGCAGCCGCCGGTAGCCGGGGGCGGCCGGAGCCAGGCCCGCGACCCGCCGGTGCAGCCAGTCGGCGACGGCACCGAGCGCGTAATGGTTGAACGACGTCATCTCGCCCGGGTTGATCGAGCCGTCGGGGAGCATGCTGTCCCAGCGTTCCCAGACGGTGGTCGCGCCCATCGTCACGGAGTAGAGCCACGACGGGCAGCCGGTCTGGAGCAGCAGCCGGTAGGCCAGGTCCGGTTCACCGGCGTCGGTGAGGGCGTCGGTCATCAGCGGCGTGCCGACAAAGCCTGTCCCGATGCGGAAACCGGCTGTGCGGACCAGATCTGCGAGCCGGCGGGCCGCGTGCTGCCGCTGGGCCTCCGCCGGCAGCAGCGACCACTGCAACGCCAGGGCGTAGGTCGTGGCGGCGTCACCGAGCACGCGGCCCGCCGTCGTCACGTACTCGCGGGCGAACGCGGCGCGGACCTGGGCGGCCAGCAGGTCGTACCGGCGGGCCTGTGCGGTGTCACCGAGCACCTCCGCGGCCCGGGCGACGATCTCGGCCGAGCGGGCCAGGTGCGCGGTGGCGATGACGTCGGGGTCGGCCTGCGCCTGGAACGGCGACTCCGGCGGCGCGGTCGGGTCGAGCCAGTCACCGAACTGGAAACCGCCGGTCCAGAGCCGGTCCGGCCCGGCCAGCTCGGCCATCCGGTCCACCCACGCCCGCATGCTCGGCAGCTGCTGTTCCAGCAGACCTCTGTCACCGGTACGCCGGTAGAGCACCCACGGCACGATGGTCGCCGCGTCGCCCCACGCCGCGGTGGCGGGACCGGGCTGCCGCAGCACGTCCGGGATCACGAACGGAACCGAGCCGTCCTTCTGCTGTTCCGCGGCCAGGTCCTTGAGCCAGCTGGTGAGGAAGCCCGCACTGTCGAAGAGGAAACTGGCTGTAGGGGAGAAGACCTGGATGTCGCCGGTCCAGCCGAGCCGTTCGTCGCGCTGCGGGCAGTCCGTCGGTACGTCGAGGAAGTTGCCGCGCATGCCCCAGACGACGTTGTCGTGGAAGCGGTTCAGCAGCTCGTGGGAGGACTCGAACCAGCCGGTGCGGCGCAGGTCCGAGCCGAGCACGACCGCTTCGAGGTCCTCGGCGCGCAGTCCGGGCACGCCGGTCACCTCGGCGTAGCGGAAACCGTGGAAGGTCAGCGTGGACTCCAGCATCGCCTCGTCCGGACCGGCGAGCACGTACGCATCGGTGGCCCGGGCGGTACGCAGGGGGCGTACCCCGAGCTCGTTGTCCTCGAGGACCTCCGCGTGCCGGACCACCACCTCGTCGCCGGCCGTCAGGCCGCGGACGCGCAGCCGGAGCCGCCCCACCAGGTTCTGGCCGAAGTCGGCCAGGGTCTTCCCGGCCGGCGACGTCCACACCCTGACGGCGGGCAGCGTGCCGGTGACCCGCACGGGCGGGCCGTCCGGCGCGACCAGCAGACCGAGATCGGCGTCGACCACCTCGACCGGGCCGGTGGCGCGGGGCCCGGGCCGCAGATCGGTGCGCTGGCCGTCGTAGAGGTCGTCGGCGAGAACCCCGCTCTCGCTCGCGGTCCAGGAGCCGTCGGTGGCGAGCACGTGCACGGTGCCGTCGGCGGTGGTGACCTCGAGCTGGGCCAGCAGGGCCAGCCGATGGCCGTAGAGGCCACGCCGGCCCTGGAAGCCGAGCCGCCCGCGCCACCAGCCGTTGCCCAGCAGCACGTCGAGGCGGTTCGGGCCCGGCCGGACCAGGCCGGTCACGTCGTAGGTCTGGAAGCGCAGCCGGTGCTGGTAGCTGGTCCATCCCGGCGCGAGCTCCTGGTCGCCGACCCGCTCGCCGTTGAGCTCGGCGGAATAGACGCCGTGCGCCGTGGCGTGGAGCCGGGCGCGGACGATGTCACCGGGCAGCTCGACCGTGCCGGTGAGCACGGGCGCCGGTCCGCCTTCCGCGCCGAGCGTCACCGGGCTGATGAACCGCGCGGTCCACGTGTCCGGTGCAGCCTCGACCTCCGCCGGCGCGCTCCACGCACTCCACTCCTCGCCCGGCCCGCACACCCGCACCCGGACCTGCGCGGCTTCCCGGGGGGCCAGGGGCGCGCCCGGCCACGGCACCAGGATCTGTTCCTCGGACTCGACGGTGGTCAGCTCAGCGGGCCGGTCCGGCCGGGTGACCTCGACCTGGTACGCGTGCTGCCGGTAGTCGTCGCCGGCCCTCGGCACCCGCCACGACAGCCGCGGTGCGGAGGTGCCGACGCCGAGCAGGGGACCGTCGTCGGTGTGGTGCTCGAAGCGAAGGCCCACGGGGGCAGCGGCAGATGACATGGACTCTCCCGATCTGAAACGATTCAAC
Protein-coding regions in this window:
- a CDS encoding carbohydrate ABC transporter permease; the encoded protein is MTGRKNYLLSTLAVLLSGVVFLVPFAFIVLTAMKTRQDAAELRFSWPHQFQFVQNLVDVVQARDYMLIIAFINSTILTVASVTIMVVLAAMVAFVLQRRQSRWNGLITFLVLSGLIIPPAVVPTIWVLQRLGLFRTMPGLILVEVAFGMSFCVLLFRAFIATIPRELDEAAIIDGAGPLRLFFRVIFPLLRSVVVTAVVVQSVTVWNDFVNPLYFLPGDQNATVQLTLYNFSSQYNTQFNLLFTNILLITIPPLLMFLVFNRQIVAGMTAGAVKG
- a CDS encoding alpha/beta fold hydrolase, whose product is MNFPQPTLVSVNGVELEVFEAGRQNAGKPIVLCHGWPEHAFSWRHQLPALVAAGYHVIVPNQRGYGNSSRPEEVTEYDIEKLSGDLVALLDHYGYDDATFVGHDWGAMVVWGLALLHPHRVNKVINLSLPYQERGERPWIEVMEQFLGGDFYFVHFNRRPGVADAVLDKNTFQFLRNLYRKAEIGTSMVDLAEAETPAGDPLLSDSELAVFVSAFEKSGFTGSINWYRNLDRNWHLLADVDPIIRQPTLMIYGDRDAIRKSENLTDFVPGVEVVSLDCGHWIQQEKPEETTEAILRWLDKH
- a CDS encoding ABC transporter substrate-binding protein codes for the protein MRFRSLPLALLAATTLALSACSAGSLGSSDDEGGKVELSFLVDNSDSSLKPVEQVAKDFSAKNPGITVKVETRPGGTEGDNIIKTRLSTGDMTDVFLYNSGSLFQAIAPQQNLVPLSDQPYAGQLDDNFKSTVTAGDQLYGVPLGGVTGGAVLYNKKVFADLGLKVPATWAEFMANNAKIKAAGVAPVIQTFGDTWTSQLFVLGDFHNVSAADPQFAANYTANKVKFASTPAAVAGFQHQQEVHDAGYLNKDFASAKLDDGLKQLAQGKGAQYPMLTFAVGGMVANFPESAKDVGLFALPGADAAKNGLTVWSPAGIYIPKSTEGAELEAAKKLLAYIASPDGCASQAAAYAPSGPFLVKGCTLPADVPQAIKDMQPYIDTPGKSSLALEFLSPVKGPSLEQITVEVGSGIRRAPAGAALYDEDVKKQAQQLGLEGW
- a CDS encoding aldehyde dehydrogenase family protein, with protein sequence MTEIRNLLIGGDEVPAADGRTTEDLSPHTGGVVATVAAASPVDVTRAVDAADRAFAGWAGTGPTERRRILMRAGDLLEERGADAAALMANETGGTLGWSLFNVGLAANMFREAGALATLPVGEVLAGADPSALSLAIRQPAGVVAAFAPWNAPLILGARAVAAPLATGNTVVVKASEDAPLACALFLADVLRDAGLPPGVLNVLTNDRTDAAAVAEALIGDRRVRRVNFTGSTGVGRRIGELAARHLTPAVLELGGKNSVLVLDDADLEYAVNAVAFGAYLNSGQICMSADRVLVHRSLVEEFGARLAEKARGLPAGDPADPHTVIGPLINAGAADRVAGLVDAAEAAGASVLSGGGRPDGAHYPATVLTGVTADMRIHTEEIFGPVVTVLSVDDEEQAITVANDSPYGLTTGVLTRDVTRGFAVARRLRTGIAHVNDQSVDDDPTAPFGGVGDSGYGRFGGRAGVEAFTDLRWITLQQRPKQFPF
- a CDS encoding glycoside hydrolase family 78 protein, whose translation is MSSAAAPVGLRFEHHTDDGPLLGVGTSAPRLSWRVPRAGDDYRQHAYQVEVTRPDRPAELTTVESEEQILVPWPGAPLAPREAAQVRVRVCGPGEEWSAWSAPAEVEAAPDTWTARFISPVTLGAEGGPAPVLTGTVELPGDIVRARLHATAHGVYSAELNGERVGDQELAPGWTSYQHRLRFQTYDVTGLVRPGPNRLDVLLGNGWWRGRLGFQGRRGLYGHRLALLAQLEVTTADGTVHVLATDGSWTASESGVLADDLYDGQRTDLRPGPRATGPVEVVDADLGLLVAPDGPPVRVTGTLPAVRVWTSPAGKTLADFGQNLVGRLRLRVRGLTAGDEVVVRHAEVLEDNELGVRPLRTARATDAYVLAGPDEAMLESTLTFHGFRYAEVTGVPGLRAEDLEAVVLGSDLRRTGWFESSHELLNRFHDNVVWGMRGNFLDVPTDCPQRDERLGWTGDIQVFSPTASFLFDSAGFLTSWLKDLAAEQQKDGSVPFVIPDVLRQPGPATAAWGDAATIVPWVLYRRTGDRGLLEQQLPSMRAWVDRMAELAGPDRLWTGGFQFGDWLDPTAPPESPFQAQADPDVIATAHLARSAEIVARAAEVLGDTAQARRYDLLAAQVRAAFAREYVTTAGRVLGDAATTYALALQWSLLPAEAQRQHAARRLADLVRTAGFRIGTGFVGTPLMTDALTDAGEPDLAYRLLLQTGCPSWLYSVTMGATTVWERWDSMLPDGSINPGEMTSFNHYALGAVADWLHRRVAGLAPAAPGYRRLLVRPVPGGRLTSASARHLTPYGEASVSWQRGDGRLTLTVTVPVGATAEVHVPGAATPVEVRHGTHEWTVTDPSATEPELSAEPTIREVMDHEPAWEQVVAAARDAGFGDEAELAGRLAAYLDAPATGLADAATAGGFVPGTAELRARLEALPFL
- a CDS encoding carbohydrate ABC transporter permease; this translates as MATSARSPYSNWFYLPAAVIYGILFAVPTFASFFFSLTRWSIFDWKFIGFDNFVTFFREPALVKGLTNTLIYALVTSGLKVVLGLLLALLLTSQIAGRGYLRSVVFFPVLVSTIGVGLTFTVLMNPDQGLINDALGVLGIDGPGWLTDPQYALLSVALVDVWKGVGLATVIYIAGIVSIPAEYFEAARMDGAGAWDNFRRIVLPLARPATVTVIILSLIGGLRSFDLIWAMTRGGPGFTSDVIASVIYKQYQAGFYGLSTAGNVVLFLVVTAIVLPLSRFLNRKEVEL